The genomic interval GAAGTCGGCGGTGGGGGTGTTGCACCAGGGGCCTTATGTGCAGCATCAGGTGCATCAGAAGGGGGCTCCGGCGGCGGCGATGAGTCAATATGTGCGATCTACCGTGCTGATGGCCGTGCAACGGGTCTCTGGGCAGAGCCAGGGAACCCGGCGGCAGCAGCAACCTGGGTTGGAGATGGAGTAGCCCTGGTGCATGGGAGTCTTGGCCCGATGACAAAACTCAACCTGTCAGAACTTGATAAGCGGCTCACCCTACTTGAGGCTCAGCAGCAATGGGTGTACCGCGTTTTGGAAACCTATGGGATAAAAGGGCTCTGGCTCTCTCCCGGCAAGGCCTCTGCCCTGTTGGGCATTAGCCGCGATCGCATCCTGGCAGAAGTTGAACGGGCCGAGAAGATGCGCTCTTTAGGCAAGCGCGGCGACGTTAGCTACGGTATTCACTACAGAAATATTCAGGATCCAGAGGTCGGTCAACCGACCTGGCAAATTCATGTCGCGGCATTTGACCAGGTGCTAGCTATTCCTCCCGAGCAGCGGAAGATTTAGCTGTTCTGGCAATGATGGCATAGATAGTTAATTGACCGGAGGGTGAGATGAGCGAACGGCAGGATTAAAACCCTGCCGTTCGCTCAATCGTTTTAGCCATCTCAAAGTGGTGCATGAGTCCTGGACGAATGACGCTATCTAACTAATTGGCTGGATCTTTAGCAACAAGTATTTGGGGGAGAAATGGGGGATTTATGTTGAGCTAATGCTCGTATTCCTTGTCAAACAGTGATTTCAAGATATACCCTCGCAGTCTCGAAAACTGTTTTGGGGTCAAACCCAACGAGGGTTCGAATCCCTCCCTCTCCGTTTAAATCCAGATCCGTGACGGTGTGCGGCGTTCCCCTTGCTTTACTCAGGTGAGAACAGTCAAGCTGATTGTAGGTAGTTCGTACTCTGCGTTGCTGAATGCAGGTATGATATACCCCCTCGCCCCCCAATTCTGGGGGAGTCGAACGCTCAAAGTCCCCCAGAATTGGGGGACTTAGGGGGCGATGATAAGGATGTCAAGTTTACAGATTCATTACTCAATTCAGCAACGCCTTCCAGGTGAGCGCCTCTCCGGCCCGCAGGGGCACCAGACCATCGTCCACAAAGGGCAGCTGATCGGGAATGCGCCAGGTGGTTTTGCTCAGGGTAATGCGATCGCGGTTGCGCGGCAGCTGGTAAAAATCTGGTCCATAGAAGCTGGCGAAGGCCTCCAGTTTGTCGAGGGCGTTAACGCTCTCAAATGCCTCGGCGTACAGTTCCAGGGCGTGCAGGGCCGAAAAACACCCGGCGCAGCCGCAGGCACTTTCTTTGCTGTGGCGAGAGTGGGGGGCGCTGTCGGTACCCAGAAAAAACTTGGGATTGCCCGAGGTGGCCGCCCGCAAAATGGCCTGGCGGTGGGTTTCGCGCTTCAAAATGGGCAGGCAGAAGTAGTGTGGCCGCAGCCCCCCTTGAAACAACGCATTGCGGCTATACAGCAGATGCTGGGGGGTAATTGTAGCCGCCGTGCGGTCGGTTGCCAGCACATAGTCCACCGCCTCTGAGGTTGTAATGTGCTCCAGCACCACGCGCAACTGGGGAAAGCGCTGCTTTAGGGGAATCAGGTGTTTCTCTATGAACACCTTTTCGCGGTCGAATATATCCACCGCCGGGTCGGTCACTTCCCCGTGGAGCAGGAGCGGCATATCGGCCTGCTCCATGGCCTCAAAGACGCGATCGCATTTGCCAATGTCGGTGACCCCCGCATCTGAGTTCGTCGTTGCTCCGGCGGGGTAGTACTTCACCGCTTTGACAAACTGAGCCTCCCTGGCCGTCACAATTTCCTCGGGGCGGGTGTTGTCGGTCAGGTAGAGGGTCATCAGTGGCTCAAACTGCTGACCTGCCGGAATGGCCGCAAGAATGCGATCGCGGTAGGCCGCCGCCTCGGCCACCGTACGCACTGGCGGCTTCAGGTTCGGCATCACAATTGCCCGAGCAAACTGCCGCACCGTGTGGGGCAGTACCGCCTTCAGCACCTCGCCATCGCGCAGGTGCAGGTGCCAGTCGTCGGGTCGAGTCAGGGTCAGCGTTTCCATGGTTTCATCCTATTGCAAACCTCCATTAGGGTAGGGCAGGTTCGACGCAGGGGCATTGCACTGCAATATCCCCATCAGAGGCGCCAGGCTGTCAAGGGGTTCTAGGGCATGTCATCAATTATGGCCAAAAGCCCGGTATATCAAGCTTTGCCCCGCCCGATCCGAAGGACAGGCTAGGGGCTTTAACCCTTAATTTTTGAGCGGTTAGCAGCTAATTGAGGTCATTCCCTAGCTCAGTCGCACGACAGCTTCGTTATCCAGCAGCGTATTGCCGGTGAGAATGTCTTCCACTGTAATGCGCAGCAGCCGATCGCGCTCCACCCGAAACAGCACCCGCACCCGATCGCTGCCCGGAAACCCCGGTGGGTCGAGCTGGGCGATCGTGCGGGCCCCGTCGCGATCGTTCAGGGGCTGCACCGAGGGGGCATCGCCGCCGAGCTGGCGGGTCACCAGGCGACCGTTCTCAAAGTACACCTCCGTTTGGGTGCTGGCGGCCCCCAGTTCGCCGATGATCAGCTCAATGCTGGGCTGCTTTTCCACCGACGCGCCCAGGGTCAGTTCAACCGGGGTACTCATGGGGTAGGGCTGCCCCTGGGGCAAAATTGCATGCCAGCCGTGGCGGTTGTTGCGTCGGTCCCAGTAGCGAATGCCGTAGCTGTGGTAGAGAAAGTCTTCCACCGTCAGCCCCTGGGCCACTTGTAGCGCCCCCTGGGCTACGGCCTCAAAGGGGCGATCGCACCGCACCTTTCCTTCCCCAAACCGCTCCCTCGCCCACCGCTGCACCGCCGGAATCTGCGCGGTGCCCCCCACCAGCAGCACGGCGTCGATCGCATCCTGGTCAATGCCCTGGCGCTGGCCCTGCTGCAGCACCTGGGTCAGCCCCTTCTCTAGCCGCTCAAAAAATTGGTTTTGGGCCAAAATTTGCTCAAACTGGTCGCGGGTCAACGCCAGGTCGTAGGTGTCAAAGGTTTCGTCGTCGAAGTAGGCTTCCGCCGCCTCGGGATGAGCCGACAGCGCAATTTTCAGCCGTTCAGCCAGGCGCTGCACCACTGGCCCGTCGGGCACGCCCTGGTTGTGAAAGTGCGCCACCAGCCACTGGTCGATGTCGGTCCCGCCCAGATTTTCCCCTGCCTTGGCCAGCACCCGCGCCAGCTCGGGCTTTTGGGCGCTGGTTTGCTCGGCCCCCTGCCCCCGCCACTTGAGCAAAAAGCCCACCGGCTGCTTTTGCGCCGGAGCCACCAGCCGCACCAGCGACCAGTCGAGGGTGCCGCCGCCAAAGTCGAGCACCAGTAGGGTCTGCTCGCCGCTGAGGCCGTAGCCCAGGGCGG from Leptolyngbya sp. KIOST-1 carries:
- the pyrC gene encoding dihydroorotase, producing METLTLTRPDDWHLHLRDGEVLKAVLPHTVRQFARAIVMPNLKPPVRTVAEAAAYRDRILAAIPAGQQFEPLMTLYLTDNTRPEEIVTAREAQFVKAVKYYPAGATTNSDAGVTDIGKCDRVFEAMEQADMPLLLHGEVTDPAVDIFDREKVFIEKHLIPLKQRFPQLRVVLEHITTSEAVDYVLATDRTAATITPQHLLYSRNALFQGGLRPHYFCLPILKRETHRQAILRAATSGNPKFFLGTDSAPHSRHSKESACGCAGCFSALHALELYAEAFESVNALDKLEAFASFYGPDFYQLPRNRDRITLSKTTWRIPDQLPFVDDGLVPLRAGEALTWKALLN
- a CDS encoding Hsp70 family protein; its protein translation is MAIAVDFGTSNTVVARWNPATESPETLALPGLSLQLEGVPPLVPSLVYVEKPQANGVVVGQGVRVRGLDLATDPRFFANIKRGIGTPLQGFLPTIDGESLSFEQLGEWFLRSVLTQVQPVAGDNDSLVLTVPVDSFETYRLWLGDVVAALDIGQVRLIDEPTAAALGYGLSGEQTLLVLDFGGGTLDWSLVRLVAPAQKQPVGFLLKWRGQGAEQTSAQKPELARVLAKAGENLGGTDIDQWLVAHFHNQGVPDGPVVQRLAERLKIALSAHPEAAEAYFDDETFDTYDLALTRDQFEQILAQNQFFERLEKGLTQVLQQGQRQGIDQDAIDAVLLVGGTAQIPAVQRWARERFGEGKVRCDRPFEAVAQGALQVAQGLTVEDFLYHSYGIRYWDRRNNRHGWHAILPQGQPYPMSTPVELTLGASVEKQPSIELIIGELGAASTQTEVYFENGRLVTRQLGGDAPSVQPLNDRDGARTIAQLDPPGFPGSDRVRVLFRVERDRLLRITVEDILTGNTLLDNEAVVRLS